The proteins below are encoded in one region of Aequorivita iocasae:
- a CDS encoding ATP-binding response regulator: MATSKNKFTFKIILSYLVLGALSVLVGAFLYSEFKNFTAESTETKGEKKFIETGTLINLVYETDGFSRLALLTESDEDFEKYMAKTDSLFKKIEEIKSLTNNDFQLKQLDSVKSLLKDKNRNIEQLRILRLTNKKDTSLDDIMREVRKLEASVGLNSVESLIRNPSKLNSQERRIWQNYADYLNSDATRDTSTVKSKTVDSMLLAARYIVAEAKKENSRIRESLIQKENELIRNDLNISERLREIIASFDLEIAKNNNLEKQQRAESMERTKEILKFAGILGGIVVLLFSYFILSDFFRAERFKKNLEESKNYAESLLKSREQLISTVSHDLKTPLNTISGYSELFENSNLSEKQKYYLGQITSSSHFISHLVDDLLDFSKLEAGKLPIESVPFSLENIIVEAGNAVKQQFPQKAVDLKLSISEKIKSKIFESDPLRIRQIVNNLVGNAFKFTEKGRVEIKVEEIQEVGKISTVQISVIDTGIGISKEKQQLIFNEFTQAETEIAHKFGGSGLGLAISKKITELLGGSLKVESVLGEGSNFILTLPLKNSDRILTKNIPKEHISFEGLKAVIIDDDESMRALLQEIFEQMNIASQAFQSYNDFKAYSLGVDFDFVLTDIQMPKTDGFTVLEKLKNGEINSYKNQPVIAMTGSREHSRDFYLKKGFSEMLPKPFSKQELVVVLERIFPSRRNFSEEKIVDEIFKSDSTANEKFDLSLLKSFLNTPQALEEVLEVFNAQTEKDLQQIKNSIAENETKTISEIAHRMLTMFRQIRAKEVIPILEKMEDYTAETVESGEMKMDFEKLEMNFRDLRKALSIR; this comes from the coding sequence ATGGCCACTTCAAAAAATAAATTCACCTTTAAAATTATTCTTAGCTACCTCGTTTTGGGAGCTTTATCGGTTTTGGTTGGCGCTTTTTTATATTCTGAATTCAAAAATTTCACTGCCGAATCTACTGAAACAAAAGGCGAAAAAAAATTCATTGAAACCGGAACGCTCATCAATCTGGTTTACGAAACAGACGGATTTTCAAGACTTGCGCTCTTAACGGAAAGCGATGAAGATTTTGAAAAATATATGGCCAAAACCGATTCGCTTTTTAAAAAAATTGAAGAAATAAAGTCGCTCACAAATAATGATTTTCAATTAAAGCAACTTGACAGTGTAAAATCTTTATTAAAAGATAAAAACCGAAATATTGAACAGCTTCGTATTCTTCGATTGACCAACAAAAAAGACACTTCGCTGGACGATATTATGCGCGAAGTGCGTAAACTAGAAGCTTCTGTTGGCCTGAACTCAGTAGAGTCATTAATTAGAAATCCCTCGAAATTAAACTCCCAAGAACGCAGAATATGGCAAAACTATGCCGATTACCTCAACAGTGACGCCACGCGCGATACTTCTACCGTAAAATCGAAAACAGTAGATTCTATGCTGCTTGCAGCGCGGTATATTGTTGCCGAAGCCAAAAAAGAAAACTCGAGAATTCGGGAATCTTTGATACAAAAAGAGAATGAATTGATTCGAAACGACCTCAATATTTCAGAACGTTTGCGGGAAATAATTGCCAGTTTTGACCTCGAAATTGCAAAAAACAATAATCTGGAAAAACAACAGCGGGCCGAATCTATGGAACGCACAAAGGAAATTCTGAAGTTTGCGGGCATCTTGGGCGGCATCGTGGTTTTGTTATTTTCATATTTTATACTTTCAGATTTTTTTAGGGCAGAACGCTTTAAAAAGAATTTGGAGGAATCCAAAAATTATGCTGAATCATTACTGAAAAGTCGCGAGCAGCTTATTTCCACGGTAAGCCACGATCTAAAAACACCTTTGAATACAATCAGCGGTTATTCCGAACTATTTGAAAATTCAAACCTTTCGGAAAAGCAGAAATACTATTTGGGGCAAATCACTTCAAGCTCACATTTTATTTCACATTTGGTGGATGATTTGCTGGATTTCTCCAAACTGGAAGCAGGAAAATTGCCTATTGAAAGCGTTCCATTTTCTTTGGAAAATATCATCGTTGAGGCTGGAAATGCTGTGAAACAACAATTTCCGCAAAAAGCTGTTGATTTAAAGCTTTCCATTTCAGAGAAAATAAAAAGTAAAATTTTTGAGAGCGACCCGTTACGGATTCGTCAGATAGTGAATAATCTCGTGGGCAATGCCTTTAAATTTACTGAAAAGGGAAGGGTTGAAATTAAGGTTGAGGAAATTCAGGAAGTTGGTAAAATTTCAACGGTTCAAATTTCAGTAATAGATACGGGGATTGGAATTTCCAAAGAAAAACAGCAACTTATTTTCAATGAATTCACACAGGCCGAAACTGAGATTGCACACAAATTTGGCGGTAGCGGTCTGGGATTGGCCATTTCAAAAAAAATCACTGAGCTTTTGGGTGGAAGCCTAAAGGTGGAAAGTGTTTTGGGTGAGGGAAGCAACTTTATTTTAACCCTTCCGCTGAAAAATTCAGATAGGATTTTGACGAAAAACATTCCGAAGGAACACATTTCGTTTGAAGGTCTGAAAGCCGTAATTATTGACGATGACGAATCGATGCGCGCACTTTTACAGGAAATTTTTGAACAGATGAATATTGCTTCCCAAGCATTTCAAAGTTACAACGATTTCAAAGCTTACAGTTTGGGGGTTGATTTTGATTTTGTCCTAACAGATATCCAAATGCCAAAAACCGACGGTTTTACTGTTTTGGAAAAATTGAAAAATGGCGAAATAAATTCTTATAAAAACCAGCCAGTTATTGCAATGACTGGAAGTAGGGAGCACAGTCGTGATTTTTACCTCAAAAAAGGATTTTCTGAAATGCTTCCAAAACCCTTTTCAAAACAGGAGCTCGTTGTGGTTTTGGAGCGCATTTTTCCAAGCCGCAGGAATTTTTCGGAAGAAAAAATTGTGGATGAAATTTTCAAATCAGATTCCACAGCCAACGAAAAATTTGACCTTTCCCTTTTAAAATCCTTTTTAAATACGCCTCAAGCCTTGGAAGAAGTCCTGGAGGTTTTCAACGCCCAAACCGAAAAAGATTTGCAACAAATAAAAAATTCTATTGCCGAAAATGAAACAAAAACTATTTCTGAAATTGCCCACCGAATGCTCACGATGTTCCGCCAAATAAGGGCGAAGGAAGTTATTCCCATTCTCGAAAAAATGGAGGATTACACTGCAGAAACAGTGGAATCTGGGGAAATGAAGATGGATTTTGAAAAGCTGGAAATGAACTTCCGCGATTTGCGAAAAGCACTTTCAATCCGATAA
- the greA gene encoding transcription elongation factor GreA has product MSKVSYYTAEGLKKLRDEVDHLRDVERPKASNAIAEARDKGDLSENAEYDAAKEAQGMLEMRIAKLEEILANARLIDESQLDLSKVLVHSTVKIKNLNNGMEMTYKLVAQSEADLKTGKISVDSPIGHGLLGKEVGEVAEIKVPNGVLKFEILEISRD; this is encoded by the coding sequence ATGAGTAAAGTATCTTATTATACAGCCGAAGGGTTAAAAAAGTTAAGGGATGAAGTAGATCATCTACGCGATGTGGAGCGCCCTAAAGCCTCTAATGCGATTGCCGAAGCGCGTGATAAAGGCGATTTGAGCGAGAATGCAGAATATGATGCCGCCAAGGAAGCACAGGGAATGCTGGAAATGCGAATCGCCAAATTAGAGGAAATACTTGCCAACGCCCGATTAATTGACGAATCGCAACTTGATTTGAGTAAGGTTTTAGTGCATTCCACCGTAAAAATCAAGAATCTGAATAATGGTATGGAAATGACCTATAAGTTGGTTGCGCAAAGCGAAGCCGATTTAAAAACTGGGAAAATCTCGGTAGATTCCCCTATAGGCCACGGTTTGTTGGGCAAGGAAGTAGGTGAAGTTGCGGAGATAAAAGTACCCAACGGGGTGCTTAAATTCGAGATATTGGAAATTTCAAGAGATTAA
- a CDS encoding HIT family protein has protein sequence MASIFTQIIEGEIPCYKIAEDDNFIAFLDINPNAKGHTLCVPKEEIDKIFDMGEHMYLQLMQFSRKVARALEKTVPCKRVGMAVVGLEVPHVHVHLIPLNDMDDMRFTKKVKMTSEEFEMLAEAISEKLKP, from the coding sequence ATGGCGTCAATTTTCACACAAATTATAGAAGGTGAAATTCCTTGTTACAAAATTGCTGAAGATGATAATTTTATTGCTTTTTTGGATATAAATCCAAACGCTAAAGGCCATACACTTTGTGTTCCCAAGGAAGAAATCGATAAAATTTTTGATATGGGAGAGCATATGTACCTACAACTGATGCAATTTTCCCGAAAAGTTGCTCGTGCTTTGGAAAAAACCGTTCCCTGCAAACGTGTGGGGATGGCCGTTGTAGGGTTGGAAGTGCCGCACGTACACGTACATTTAATACCATTGAATGACATGGACGATATGCGCTTTACCAAAAAGGTTAAAATGACTTCGGAAGAGTTTGAAATGTTGGCCGAAGCTATTTCCGAAAAACTTAAACCGTAG
- a CDS encoding TonB-dependent receptor gives MKKLLISAVFSLLFISVSAQETPQEKTKDSTKVESLDEVLVKAVRVEADSPITHSNLDTEELEKRNLGQDIPYMLNYLPSVVTTSDAGAGVGYTYIRVRGSDASRVNVTLNGIPYNDSESQGTFWVNLPDFTSSVQSLQLQRGVGTSTNGSGAFGASLNLLSDVVSNEAYGEIANSFGSYNTHKHNVKFSTGLLSNQFELAGRLSTIQSDGYIDRASSDLKSYFLQGAFVNRNTLIKSLVFGGREETYQSWNGLEDPEKLKNDRTYNTVGMYTDENGNLQFYDNEVDNYAQDHYQLLWNQRFNNNWSTNVSFNYTKGKGYFEQYKEDEDFETYGFEPIEIGNDTINTTDVIRRRWLDNDFYAANANVNYKNNKIDFTGGAFYSYYTGDHYGEVIWARYASDSEIRDRYYEGNGEKSEFTVFSKATYKIDEQWSVFGDLQGRFLNYKTSGITSDLVPLNVDENYSFFNPKAGLTYKLNLSNQFYFSYGKAHREPSRNDYEQGIITPEKLDDFELGWRFASEKTKVNTNVFYMNYKDQLVLSGELNDVGAALRTSSGKSYRLGLEVDAEIQLLKNLRTLPNIALSTNKNVDFVASRDGELVNLGNTNISFSPAVVAGNMLEYSPMKKLQLGFLSKFVGEQYMGNIDSEVSKLDSYFINDLNIVYTLDTLPWVKEVVFSALVNNIFNVKYISNGYFYTYDDDFSNPGTITTIEGAGYYPQATINFLVGAIIKF, from the coding sequence ATGAAAAAGTTATTGATTTCCGCAGTTTTCAGTTTATTGTTTATTTCCGTTTCTGCACAGGAAACGCCGCAGGAAAAAACGAAAGATTCCACAAAAGTTGAATCATTGGACGAAGTTTTGGTAAAAGCCGTCCGTGTTGAAGCAGATTCGCCCATTACCCACTCAAATCTTGACACAGAAGAGCTTGAAAAAAGAAATCTTGGTCAGGATATTCCATATATGCTCAATTATCTTCCGTCGGTTGTTACCACCAGCGATGCGGGAGCGGGTGTGGGCTATACCTACATTCGGGTTCGCGGAAGTGATGCTTCGCGCGTAAATGTTACCTTGAACGGAATTCCGTATAATGATTCTGAAAGCCAAGGCACGTTTTGGGTGAATTTGCCCGATTTTACTTCTTCTGTGCAAAGTTTGCAATTGCAGCGGGGCGTGGGTACTTCAACCAACGGTTCGGGCGCTTTTGGTGCAAGTTTGAATTTGTTGAGTGATGTCGTTTCAAATGAAGCGTATGGCGAAATTGCAAATTCCTTCGGAAGTTATAATACACACAAACATAACGTCAAGTTCAGCACTGGCTTGCTTTCCAACCAGTTTGAATTAGCGGGAAGGTTGTCAACCATTCAATCGGATGGTTATATAGACAGAGCCAGTTCCGATTTGAAATCGTATTTTCTACAGGGGGCTTTTGTAAATAGAAACACCTTAATTAAATCTTTGGTTTTTGGCGGAAGAGAAGAAACCTACCAATCCTGGAACGGTTTGGAAGATCCCGAAAAGCTTAAAAACGACAGAACTTACAATACCGTTGGAATGTACACTGATGAAAATGGGAACCTTCAGTTTTATGATAACGAAGTGGATAATTATGCGCAAGATCACTATCAATTGCTTTGGAACCAACGTTTCAATAACAATTGGAGCACAAATGTTTCTTTCAATTACACAAAAGGAAAGGGTTATTTTGAGCAATATAAAGAAGACGAAGATTTTGAAACCTACGGTTTTGAACCGATTGAAATTGGCAACGATACAATAAATACAACCGATGTAATCCGCCGTCGTTGGTTGGATAATGATTTTTATGCAGCAAATGCAAACGTGAATTACAAAAACAACAAAATTGATTTTACCGGTGGCGCTTTTTACAGTTATTACACTGGCGACCATTACGGCGAAGTAATCTGGGCGCGCTACGCCAGCGATTCGGAAATTCGAGATCGTTATTACGAAGGAAATGGCGAGAAAAGTGAGTTCACCGTTTTTTCAAAGGCAACCTATAAAATTGACGAGCAGTGGAGCGTTTTTGGCGATTTGCAGGGTAGGTTTTTGAATTATAAAACTTCTGGGATTACTTCAGATTTGGTTCCTTTGAATGTAGATGAAAACTATTCGTTTTTCAACCCAAAAGCGGGATTGACTTATAAATTGAATCTTTCAAATCAATTCTATTTTTCATATGGAAAAGCCCATCGCGAGCCTTCCCGAAACGATTATGAACAAGGAATTATTACTCCGGAAAAACTGGACGATTTTGAATTGGGTTGGCGTTTCGCTTCAGAAAAAACAAAAGTGAATACAAATGTGTTTTATATGAATTACAAAGACCAATTAGTCCTTTCTGGCGAATTGAACGACGTGGGTGCGGCCTTAAGAACCAGCAGCGGAAAAAGCTACCGTTTGGGATTGGAAGTGGATGCCGAAATACAGCTTTTGAAAAATTTGAGAACGCTTCCAAATATTGCTTTGAGTACCAATAAAAATGTAGATTTCGTTGCTTCTCGCGATGGCGAATTAGTGAATTTAGGCAACACCAATATTTCGTTTTCGCCTGCTGTAGTTGCAGGAAACATGCTGGAATATTCACCCATGAAGAAATTGCAATTAGGCTTTCTTTCAAAGTTTGTGGGCGAGCAATATATGGGTAATATTGACAGCGAGGTTTCAAAATTGGATAGCTATTTCATCAATGATCTAAATATCGTTTACACCTTGGACACACTTCCGTGGGTAAAAGAAGTTGTTTTTTCGGCTTTGGTAAACAATATATTTAATGTAAAATATATTTCCAACGGCTATTTTTATACTTACGATGACGATTTCAGCAATCCGGGAACAATTACAACAATTGAAGGTGCGGGCTATTATCCGCAGGCAACGATTAATTTTTTAGTGGGAGCTATTATAAAGTTTTAG